A single region of the Thermoanaerobacterium aotearoense genome encodes:
- a CDS encoding AEC family transporter: MRIFYYILTSDILPIFLIIFIGYVLGSKFKLDVNSFSKINFYVFVPGFIFVNIYTTKIPLNMMKVLVFAISMLLANVAIGSIIAKLRNYDKGYKNAFRNSIMFYNSGNIGLSLITLVFTTGPYLIHGKTPYANMAITAQIMVLLIQNISTNSIGFFLASSASMDFKDSMKKIFSMPTIYAIPLALLLKLLPVDLTKIPIWPAAEYIKNAFVPFALISLGAQLSYTNISFKNKEVYLSAATRLLGGPVIAFLLIKIFGFSGVVAQALMISSSTPSAVNTALIAVEFDNCRDYASQLVMISTLLSTITLTLVIYMARVIFPV; this comes from the coding sequence GTGAGAATATTTTACTACATTTTGACATCCGATATTCTTCCTATATTCTTGATAATATTCATAGGATATGTCCTTGGCAGCAAGTTTAAGTTAGACGTAAATTCTTTTAGCAAGATAAATTTTTACGTCTTTGTCCCGGGATTCATATTTGTAAATATTTATACGACTAAGATTCCATTAAACATGATGAAAGTGTTGGTATTTGCCATATCTATGCTTCTGGCAAATGTGGCAATCGGCAGCATCATAGCTAAATTAAGAAACTATGACAAAGGTTACAAAAATGCCTTTAGGAATTCCATCATGTTTTACAACTCTGGCAATATAGGTCTATCGCTTATAACGCTTGTATTTACTACAGGACCGTATTTGATACATGGAAAGACTCCTTACGCCAACATGGCGATTACCGCACAGATAATGGTGCTTCTGATACAAAACATATCTACAAACAGCATAGGATTTTTTCTGGCCAGCAGTGCATCTATGGACTTTAAAGACAGCATGAAGAAGATATTTTCCATGCCTACCATTTATGCAATACCGTTGGCTTTGCTTTTAAAACTGTTGCCTGTCGATCTGACCAAAATACCAATATGGCCTGCTGCTGAGTACATCAAAAACGCTTTTGTGCCTTTTGCGCTTATATCTTTAGGCGCTCAACTGTCATACACGAATATAAGCTTTAAAAACAAAGAAGTCTATCTATCAGCAGCCACAAGGCTATTGGGAGGCCCTGTCATCGCATTTCTTTTAATAAAGATATTCGGCTTTTCTGGTGTTGTGGCACAGGCATTGATGATATCATCTTCTACGCCTTCCGCAGTAAACACTGCTTTAATTGCCGTAGAATTTGACAATTGCAGGGACTATGCGTCACAGTTGGTCATGATTTCTACATTGCTTAGCACTATTACTTTGACTTTGGTCATTTATATGGCGAGGGTTATATTTCCAGTTTGA
- a CDS encoding MATE family efflux transporter — MIIKKDILKLIGPIITEQTFISSMGIINTILASRLGKEAISSIGMADSINNILIGFFSALAVGGTVVVAQYVGQKNQKAANEASKQIMYSGELITTFITILIWILRHPIVLLLFGKAEKIVFDNAILYLSISLVTYPFITAQLVAFGVLRGAGDTKTPMYINVFINVLNVILSYAFIYGIKMINFKGLGVEGAAIGIGLSRLIGAIIALYILIKGTSVVKLYDLRHYKPDIKMLRSIFNIGLPAGLESLLFSGGKLITQVFVVLFGTASIAANSIGFSVQQIFNIPGNALSIASTIVVGQDMGSGDPVAAKKSLYYMTWLASICMGILGAVSFPFARFLVSIYTTNQDVIDIAVKVVRLNLACMVLWSLSFVLPAGLKGAGDAKYTLMTSIIGMWAFRIVLGYVLGVVMKFGLVGVWIGMFTDWAVRGTLYLIRLRGTKWQKAIV, encoded by the coding sequence ATGATTATCAAAAAAGATATACTCAAACTTATAGGACCTATAATAACAGAGCAGACGTTTATAAGCTCTATGGGTATAATAAATACAATATTGGCCAGCAGACTTGGAAAAGAGGCGATTTCATCCATCGGCATGGCAGATTCTATCAACAATATTTTAATAGGGTTCTTTTCAGCCCTTGCAGTTGGTGGAACTGTCGTTGTAGCCCAGTATGTGGGGCAGAAAAATCAAAAGGCGGCAAATGAAGCCAGCAAGCAGATAATGTATTCAGGTGAGCTTATTACGACATTTATTACGATTCTCATATGGATTTTAAGGCATCCTATAGTGCTTTTGCTTTTTGGTAAAGCAGAAAAAATCGTATTTGACAATGCCATACTTTATTTAAGCATAAGCCTTGTGACATACCCATTTATAACAGCTCAGTTGGTGGCGTTTGGGGTATTAAGAGGTGCTGGCGACACAAAAACACCTATGTATATAAATGTGTTTATAAATGTCCTAAACGTCATATTAAGTTACGCATTCATATATGGAATAAAGATGATTAATTTCAAAGGATTAGGGGTGGAAGGTGCTGCAATAGGCATAGGATTGTCCAGACTTATTGGCGCTATAATAGCATTGTACATTTTGATTAAAGGCACAAGCGTTGTGAAGCTTTACGATTTGCGCCATTACAAACCTGACATTAAAATGCTTAGATCTATCTTTAACATAGGACTTCCCGCTGGACTTGAATCGCTTTTATTCAGCGGCGGCAAATTGATAACACAAGTATTTGTGGTGCTTTTTGGCACTGCATCGATTGCAGCAAATTCCATAGGTTTTTCTGTACAGCAGATATTCAATATTCCTGGCAACGCTTTAAGCATAGCTTCTACTATAGTCGTAGGACAGGATATGGGCAGCGGCGATCCTGTAGCTGCAAAAAAATCCCTTTACTACATGACTTGGCTTGCCAGTATATGTATGGGCATACTTGGCGCAGTATCATTCCCTTTCGCAAGGTTTTTGGTATCTATATACACTACAAATCAGGATGTCATAGATATTGCTGTGAAAGTCGTGAGGCTTAATTTAGCTTGTATGGTTTTATGGTCACTGTCGTTTGTGCTGCCTGCAGGCTTAAAAGGTGCAGGAGATGCCAAGTACACATTGATGACATCTATAATAGGCATGTGGGCTTTTAGAATAGTTTTAGGATATGTACTTGGAGTAGTGATGAAATTTGGCCTTGTAGGAGTATGGATAGGCATGTTTACAGATTGGGCAGTAAGAGGGACTCTTTACCTTATAAGGTTAAGAGGTACTAAGTGGCAAAAAGCAATTGTGTAG
- a CDS encoding sugar phosphate isomerase/epimerase family protein: MNLGIRAHDLMGLSLERLPEEVSKLGLSSVQLALNKSFPELHIKNGSLTPGLANYIGSHFRNHNVQIAVLGCYVNIIHPDLSERRSLLELFKEHLRYARDFGCSIVATETGNVHEKMGYTTDNFTEDAYNEVVKSVSELVEEAEKFGVIVGIEPGVNHPIYSPKVMRRLIDDVKSNNLQVIFDPANLLTEENYKSQKIVFEEAFRLFGDRIAAVHAKDFSINEGKLEFVPVGEGLLDYETVFKYLKYTKPYINILMENTKGAFIESGISYLKGKFEAVIE; this comes from the coding sequence ATGAATTTAGGAATAAGAGCACATGATCTAATGGGATTATCTTTGGAAAGACTGCCTGAAGAGGTTTCGAAATTGGGACTTTCTTCAGTCCAATTGGCTTTAAATAAATCATTTCCAGAGCTTCACATCAAAAATGGAAGTTTGACACCGGGTTTGGCTAATTATATAGGCAGTCATTTCAGAAATCATAACGTCCAAATCGCAGTGTTGGGCTGTTATGTAAACATTATTCATCCAGATTTAAGCGAAAGGAGGTCGTTATTAGAACTTTTTAAAGAGCATTTAAGGTATGCAAGAGATTTTGGCTGCAGCATTGTTGCTACAGAGACAGGCAACGTTCATGAGAAGATGGGATACACGACTGATAATTTCACAGAAGATGCTTACAATGAAGTGGTGAAAAGCGTATCTGAATTAGTTGAGGAAGCTGAAAAATTTGGAGTCATAGTAGGCATAGAGCCAGGTGTCAACCATCCTATTTACTCTCCAAAAGTCATGAGGAGGCTTATAGATGATGTAAAGTCCAACAATTTGCAAGTCATATTTGATCCGGCTAACCTTTTGACTGAGGAAAATTACAAAAGTCAAAAGATTGTCTTTGAAGAAGCCTTTAGGTTGTTTGGAGATAGGATTGCAGCAGTACATGCGAAAGACTTTTCGATAAATGAAGGGAAACTTGAATTTGTGCCTGTAGGTGAGGGACTGTTGGATTACGAAACGGTATTCAAGTATTTAAAGTACACAAAACCGTATATAAACATCTTGATGGAAAACACAAAAGGCGCATTTATAGAAAGTGGCATTTCGTATCTTAAGGGCAAATTCGAAGCTGTAATAGAATAA
- a CDS encoding DeoR/GlpR family DNA-binding transcription regulator, translating into MLASTRRNKIKEILMKKKSVKVSELCEMFQVSDETIRRDLDELEKEGLIERNYGGGVLKKNIVVPPLLFRMEENIEEKEKIANKAIDEIKEGMSIFLDAGSTTYQLARYINYKGLRNITVITNGLNIAAELARNTNINLHVTGGNLKNVNYSLIGPDAVEYVKKYNADIAFLAAAGVSLEKGFTTSDIFEAEVKRSMIGSSRISIVVVDSSKFGKDAMVSFCNIGDVDRVITSGEQNIDVIDDLRNHVAIDLA; encoded by the coding sequence ATGCTGGCTTCTACAAGAAGAAATAAGATAAAAGAAATACTCATGAAGAAAAAGTCTGTAAAAGTATCCGAGCTATGTGAGATGTTTCAAGTGTCAGATGAGACCATAAGACGGGATTTAGATGAGCTTGAAAAGGAAGGGCTTATAGAGAGAAACTACGGTGGTGGCGTGTTAAAGAAAAACATCGTTGTACCTCCACTCTTATTCAGGATGGAAGAAAATATTGAAGAAAAAGAGAAGATAGCCAATAAAGCAATAGATGAGATTAAAGAAGGAATGAGTATTTTTCTTGATGCAGGGTCTACTACTTATCAGTTAGCACGGTATATTAACTACAAAGGTTTAAGAAACATCACAGTTATAACAAATGGACTTAACATAGCTGCTGAGCTTGCAAGAAACACGAATATAAATTTGCACGTGACAGGTGGGAACCTTAAAAACGTCAATTATTCTTTGATAGGTCCAGATGCTGTAGAGTATGTAAAGAAGTACAATGCTGACATTGCTTTTCTTGCGGCAGCAGGAGTGTCATTGGAAAAGGGATTTACCACGTCTGACATCTTTGAGGCAGAAGTCAAAAGGTCCATGATTGGATCTTCAAGAATATCAATCGTGGTGGTGGACAGCAGCAAATTCGGCAAAGATGCTATGGTTTCATTTTGCAATATAGGAGATGTAGATAGAGTTATAACGTCAGGAGAGCAAAACATTGATGTGATAGATGATTTGAGAAATCACGTTGCCATAGATTTGGCTTGA
- a CDS encoding tagaturonate epimerase family protein has product MVGNVSAVLKENGFKIYPDSLRKLGESTYIFVVKKQKEKMIGILSNDELNLKEPYFSENKKISDNLQFNVYPFTFDNYVTLNGRFHIGPTVCRENASFGTGDRLGMATAAQLGALKKFDVFPVLAQQSPRELVKTNRDFKDVLLKVVLGVLETGYIGHYGADADHIKDEKYLLEGIDAGYTMYTLDLSEQLFDISGATPSAIKEKAEALSDVSKKIVEDFSGQSLNVGLEGHLVSEDELLKSAIAYEGAMKFVEKVNDILKEKLNDFDLEISIDEGGKVTTLEDHLFVAEYLHRNGIDFFSIAPKFPGEFEKAIDYVGDVDEFKKALKKHYDLTKLIGGYKLSLHSGSDKFSIYKIFSQTTERNFHIKTSGTSWLQAVNLIYKSDREFYRELYKIALSNLEESKKSYKVLIKKDDFKDEPELDNPEFIVRPEIKQLFHISFGVLLDLKGKEIKDMLYEHEEEHYKMVSNNIENHLKEIYYEK; this is encoded by the coding sequence ATGGTTGGAAATGTATCGGCTGTGCTTAAAGAAAACGGGTTTAAGATATATCCAGATTCTTTAAGGAAGCTTGGTGAAAGCACGTATATATTTGTAGTAAAAAAGCAAAAGGAAAAAATGATCGGCATACTGTCCAATGATGAATTGAATCTTAAAGAACCATACTTTTCTGAAAACAAGAAAATAAGCGATAACCTTCAATTTAATGTGTACCCTTTTACTTTTGATAACTACGTTACGCTAAACGGCAGGTTTCACATAGGACCTACAGTATGCAGAGAAAATGCCTCATTTGGCACAGGTGACAGGCTTGGGATGGCCACAGCAGCACAGCTTGGTGCTTTAAAAAAATTCGATGTGTTTCCTGTTTTGGCGCAGCAATCCCCAAGAGAGCTTGTAAAGACAAACAGGGACTTTAAAGATGTGCTTTTAAAAGTGGTGTTAGGTGTCTTGGAGACGGGTTATATAGGCCATTATGGAGCTGATGCAGATCACATAAAAGACGAAAAGTACCTTTTAGAAGGCATAGATGCTGGCTACACCATGTACACGCTGGACTTAAGTGAACAGCTTTTTGATATAAGCGGTGCTACGCCATCAGCGATTAAAGAAAAGGCAGAGGCATTGTCAGATGTAAGCAAAAAGATTGTGGAAGATTTTTCAGGACAATCTTTAAATGTAGGTCTTGAAGGCCATTTAGTCTCAGAAGACGAGCTTTTAAAGTCTGCTATTGCATACGAAGGTGCAATGAAGTTTGTGGAGAAAGTAAATGACATCTTAAAAGAAAAACTTAACGATTTTGACCTCGAAATCTCCATCGATGAAGGTGGAAAAGTGACGACTTTGGAGGATCACCTTTTTGTAGCAGAGTATCTCCATCGGAATGGCATTGACTTTTTCAGCATAGCTCCTAAATTTCCTGGGGAATTTGAAAAGGCTATAGATTATGTAGGGGATGTAGATGAGTTTAAAAAAGCGCTTAAAAAGCACTACGATCTTACGAAGTTAATAGGCGGTTATAAGCTTAGCTTACATTCAGGCAGCGACAAGTTTAGCATTTACAAAATTTTTAGCCAGACAACTGAGAGGAATTTTCACATAAAGACGTCTGGCACAAGTTGGCTGCAAGCTGTAAATCTGATTTACAAATCTGACAGAGAGTTCTACAGAGAGCTTTATAAGATAGCTTTATCAAATCTGGAAGAAAGCAAAAAATCATATAAGGTTTTGATTAAAAAGGATGACTTTAAAGATGAACCTGAGCTTGATAATCCAGAATTTATTGTCAGACCAGAGATAAAGCAGTTGTTCCACATATCCTTTGGTGTTTTACTTGACTTAAAGGGAAAAGAGATCAAGGACATGCTTTACGAACATGAAGAAGAGCATTATAAAATGGTTTCTAACAACATAGAAAACCATTTGAAAGAAATATACTATGAAAAATAA
- a CDS encoding D-isomer specific 2-hydroxyacid dehydrogenase family protein produces MGVKIAIVNSSSFGKNFPEHLEKLKKFGEVDRFQFPYDMHGKELAEKLMGYSIIVASVKPYYDKEFFEHKDKTLLITRHGIGYDNIDIKSAQEKGTYVTKVDGYVEREAVAESAVTLLLDVVRKVRGASLKVKDGKWSERASFMGAELRDKVIGIIGIGNIGSRVCEILRYGFNAKVIAYDPYVPAGLIRERGAEPVETLEELLKAADMISLNASLNKDNYHMLSFKQFSMMKDGVYIVDTARGELIDNEALMKALDDGKVAGVGLDVVENEPIDQNHPLLKYENVVITPHISAYTKECLKGMGDKVVSDIEKVLNGQEPDGVIKL; encoded by the coding sequence ATGGGTGTAAAGATAGCGATTGTTAATTCCAGCAGTTTTGGCAAAAATTTTCCCGAGCATTTGGAGAAACTAAAAAAGTTTGGGGAAGTTGACAGATTTCAATTTCCTTACGACATGCACGGCAAAGAACTGGCAGAGAAGCTTATGGGATATTCTATCATTGTAGCAAGCGTCAAGCCGTACTACGATAAAGAGTTTTTTGAGCACAAGGATAAGACGCTGCTTATTACAAGGCATGGCATTGGGTATGATAATATCGACATAAAAAGTGCGCAAGAGAAAGGCACATACGTCACAAAAGTTGACGGATATGTTGAGAGAGAGGCTGTAGCTGAGTCGGCTGTGACGCTTTTATTGGATGTGGTCAGGAAAGTAAGAGGAGCATCTCTTAAAGTGAAAGATGGCAAGTGGAGCGAAAGAGCCAGCTTCATGGGCGCAGAGTTAAGAGATAAAGTCATAGGCATAATAGGCATTGGCAATATAGGCAGCAGAGTTTGCGAAATACTCAGATATGGGTTTAATGCAAAAGTTATAGCTTACGATCCATACGTGCCAGCCGGTTTGATACGTGAAAGAGGTGCTGAGCCTGTAGAGACATTAGAAGAACTTTTAAAAGCGGCAGACATGATATCCCTAAACGCATCGCTTAATAAGGACAATTACCACATGTTATCATTTAAGCAATTTTCTATGATGAAAGACGGTGTCTACATTGTAGATACAGCCAGAGGTGAGCTTATAGACAACGAGGCTTTGATGAAAGCACTTGACGATGGAAAGGTGGCAGGTGTGGGATTAGACGTTGTAGAAAACGAGCCTATAGACCAGAATCATCCATTGCTTAAATATGAAAATGTGGTGATAACACCTCATATATCTGCATACACGAAGGAATGTTTAAAAGGCATGGGTGACAAAGTTGTATCAGACATAGAGAAAGTTTTGAATGGTCAGGAGCCTGACGGAGTGATAAAATTATAG
- a CDS encoding gluconokinase, whose product MDRGLALCIDIGTTNLKAGVVDKEGNVLSLYRCEIPLFKGDDGKAEHDPEVLFSTFVKAAKEGAKGYEDAISLVIPSTYMFGLVPVDENLEPLMGIMTLLDTRSKETYEEFLNDIDVNEMYKRTGFAPTFHAPLFKIYWLKRKRKDIFEKAKYFLSSKDYIISKLLNKPYTEPSISSATGIMNINTLKWDSYSLSALGIDEDRLPEIVPSDVILADLPDKSKKLLGLNGDVKLLPGVYDGGAVGIGIGAFDDGVGAINVGTTGMFRVAYPDAVLDKEDLMRLQTYYLSSGRWFVGAAINNAGIILRWLRDNIFNMSYDELTKEALSADTSNLFFLPYITGERDKEIGNIASGVYFGLKNNHTKGHLIKAGLEGVAYSLRMLFEAVKDNNINIKEIRAGGGGTNSELWMEIFSSVLGLPIKVSNVEEPELLGSALLGFCALGVYKDVLEATYKMVKIKKVFMPQEEKVRQYEKGFQFFKLMTKDLKNLFEVHNKL is encoded by the coding sequence ATGGATAGGGGATTAGCTCTTTGTATAGATATAGGCACAACAAATCTTAAAGCAGGTGTTGTAGACAAGGAAGGAAATGTGTTAAGCCTTTATAGGTGTGAGATACCGCTTTTTAAAGGCGATGATGGAAAAGCGGAGCACGATCCTGAAGTATTGTTTTCTACATTTGTAAAGGCAGCTAAAGAAGGGGCAAAAGGCTATGAGGATGCGATTTCGCTTGTCATACCATCTACGTATATGTTTGGCCTTGTACCTGTCGATGAGAATTTAGAGCCATTGATGGGCATAATGACGCTTCTTGATACAAGGTCAAAGGAAACCTACGAAGAATTTCTAAACGATATTGACGTAAATGAGATGTACAAAAGGACGGGATTTGCTCCTACGTTCCATGCTCCACTTTTTAAGATATATTGGCTTAAAAGAAAGAGAAAAGATATTTTTGAAAAGGCAAAATACTTTTTAAGCTCAAAAGACTACATCATATCAAAGCTTTTAAATAAGCCGTATACAGAGCCCAGCATATCATCTGCTACAGGCATAATGAATATAAATACGCTTAAATGGGATAGCTACTCCCTTAGCGCCTTAGGCATAGATGAGGATAGGCTTCCAGAGATTGTGCCTTCAGATGTGATTTTAGCCGATCTTCCTGACAAATCAAAAAAGCTTTTAGGGCTAAATGGCGATGTAAAGCTGCTGCCTGGAGTGTACGACGGTGGTGCTGTAGGAATAGGCATTGGAGCATTTGACGATGGAGTTGGTGCAATAAACGTAGGCACAACAGGAATGTTTAGAGTTGCGTATCCAGATGCTGTTTTGGACAAAGAGGATTTAATGAGGCTTCAAACTTACTATCTTTCATCAGGAAGATGGTTTGTAGGAGCAGCTATAAACAACGCAGGCATAATTTTAAGATGGCTTAGAGACAATATTTTTAACATGAGTTATGACGAATTGACGAAGGAAGCATTAAGTGCTGATACGTCCAATCTGTTTTTCCTGCCTTACATTACAGGAGAGAGGGACAAAGAGATTGGCAACATAGCTTCTGGTGTCTATTTTGGATTAAAAAACAATCACACAAAAGGGCATTTGATAAAGGCAGGCTTAGAAGGCGTCGCATATTCATTGAGGATGCTTTTTGAGGCAGTAAAGGACAATAATATAAATATAAAAGAGATAAGAGCTGGAGGTGGTGGCACAAACTCTGAGCTTTGGATGGAAATTTTCTCGTCTGTGTTGGGACTGCCTATAAAGGTGTCAAATGTGGAAGAACCTGAACTTTTAGGTTCAGCTTTGTTGGGTTTTTGCGCATTAGGAGTCTATAAAGATGTATTAGAGGCAACTTATAAGATGGTGAAGATTAAGAAAGTTTTCATGCCTCAAGAGGAAAAGGTACGGCAGTATGAAAAGGGATTTCAATTCTTTAAACTTATGACAAAGGATCTCAAAAATTTGTTTGAGGTTCACAATAAACTATAA
- the gndA gene encoding NADP-dependent phosphogluconate dehydrogenase, whose product MNNIGLIGLAVMGQNLALNIARKGYSLSGYNRSHETTEKFIKEKVKDEKIYPYYDIKSFVESLEKPRKIILMVKAGKPVDDVIHELLPYLDEGDLIIDGGNSYFKDTDRRIKVLKDKGIHYLGMGVSGGEFGALNGPSLMPGGTKEAYEMVRELLLKIAAKTDSGECCTYVGNDSAGHFVKMVHNGIEYAIMQSISEVYDVMRKVLKLTSEEIGDIFEKWNNGELNSFLMEISYKIMKHKDDKTGKPLVELILDEAEQKGTGKWTAETSLDLGIPTPSLNLAVVGRTLSFFKDDRVRLSKMVNRNYPENALNKDDVVEDLKNALLFSVFSSFSQGMWLISEASKVYGYGIDLKEVLRIWKGGCIIRARLLDFLMEIISEDNANLLLDAKSVKFLEEKIDAVKKVTKLAKDNYIPMLTVNASLDYFYSMSEENLPANLIQGQRDYFGAHTYKRIDMDGIFHTEWQQD is encoded by the coding sequence ATGAACAATATTGGATTGATAGGTCTTGCGGTGATGGGACAGAATTTAGCTTTAAACATAGCCAGAAAAGGATATAGCCTTTCTGGGTACAACAGGTCACATGAGACGACTGAAAAATTCATTAAAGAGAAAGTAAAAGATGAGAAGATCTATCCTTACTACGACATAAAGTCTTTTGTGGAGTCTTTGGAAAAACCGAGGAAGATAATACTCATGGTGAAGGCAGGAAAGCCAGTAGATGACGTGATTCACGAGCTTTTGCCATACCTTGATGAAGGTGACCTCATAATAGATGGAGGCAATTCATACTTTAAAGACACTGACAGAAGGATAAAAGTGCTAAAGGACAAAGGAATACATTACTTAGGCATGGGTGTATCTGGCGGAGAATTTGGCGCATTAAATGGACCGTCACTGATGCCTGGTGGAACAAAAGAGGCTTATGAAATGGTAAGAGAGCTGCTTCTTAAAATAGCAGCAAAGACTGACTCTGGAGAATGCTGCACATATGTTGGCAATGATTCTGCAGGGCACTTTGTAAAGATGGTGCACAATGGGATTGAATACGCTATAATGCAGTCAATATCAGAAGTGTACGACGTGATGAGAAAAGTCTTGAAGCTTACAAGTGAAGAAATTGGGGATATTTTTGAGAAATGGAACAATGGAGAGCTTAACTCATTTTTAATGGAAATATCTTATAAAATAATGAAGCACAAAGATGACAAGACAGGTAAACCTTTGGTAGAACTCATACTTGATGAAGCAGAACAAAAGGGTACAGGCAAGTGGACTGCAGAGACGTCCCTTGATTTAGGCATTCCTACGCCATCTCTAAATCTTGCTGTTGTCGGCAGGACCCTTTCGTTCTTTAAAGATGACAGGGTAAGGCTTTCTAAAATGGTAAATAGAAACTATCCTGAAAATGCCTTAAATAAAGATGATGTCGTAGAAGATTTGAAAAATGCGCTGCTATTCTCAGTATTTTCATCATTTTCGCAAGGAATGTGGCTTATATCAGAGGCATCAAAAGTATACGGCTACGGCATAGATTTAAAAGAAGTCTTGAGAATATGGAAAGGCGGCTGCATCATAAGGGCAAGGCTTCTGGACTTTTTGATGGAGATAATCTCAGAAGACAATGCCAACTTGCTTCTTGACGCGAAATCTGTGAAATTCTTGGAAGAAAAAATAGATGCAGTTAAGAAAGTGACAAAGCTTGCTAAGGACAATTACATCCCGATGCTTACAGTAAATGCTTCTCTTGACTATTTCTACAGCATGTCGGAGGAAAACCTTCCTGCTAATTTGATACAAGGACAGAGGGATTACTTTGGTGCACACACTTACAAGAGGATTGACATGGATGGAATATTCCACACCGAATGGCAGCAGGATTAA